A portion of the Limosilactobacillus reuteri genome contains these proteins:
- the folP gene encoding dihydropteroate synthase yields the protein MKVTENLVTKDHSKLVSAILADQVNRHQQLLLTWECPDVETAGMVEQFIRHFDTPVAYVEKRVEFSFPLLSLKELIARVKEWWDNDDELIASLEQVYRRHQIIWRAGRFTFDLTEQPVIYGILNVTPDSFYDGGKFQSHSAIVNQIAKMVAAGANVIEVGGQTTKPGGFKEVDPEEEIARIMPAIQLLRENYPQIAIAVDTYKLPVMAAAIEAGVDIINDVQAFNSKQKLILMAKANVGMVTMHSSRTHDYDNLTVAMQKFFEHNLGTIAAAGIDLERVILDQGIGYAKVADGYQDYAMMRNIDQLNYLHRPIMVAISRKGFGQKLFNLAKEDRLGVTLIAETAMYLRGGRVLRVHDVEETSQLVKMIDTIETSYWFRSTNSQSPRQ from the coding sequence ATGAAAGTTACTGAAAATTTAGTTACTAAAGACCATTCGAAGTTAGTGTCCGCGATTTTAGCCGACCAAGTTAATCGCCACCAGCAGCTTTTATTGACTTGGGAGTGTCCAGATGTGGAGACGGCTGGAATGGTGGAGCAATTTATCCGTCATTTTGATACCCCCGTCGCTTATGTTGAAAAGCGCGTAGAATTTTCTTTTCCGCTCCTTTCCCTAAAAGAACTAATAGCGCGGGTGAAAGAGTGGTGGGATAACGACGACGAATTAATTGCTTCTCTTGAGCAGGTCTACCGTCGTCACCAAATTATTTGGCGTGCAGGTCGGTTTACCTTTGACCTGACAGAGCAACCAGTGATTTATGGGATTTTAAATGTAACTCCTGACTCGTTTTATGATGGGGGCAAATTTCAATCCCACTCCGCTATCGTCAATCAAATTGCTAAGATGGTAGCAGCCGGTGCAAACGTAATTGAAGTCGGTGGGCAAACTACGAAACCGGGTGGCTTTAAAGAGGTTGATCCGGAAGAAGAAATTGCGCGAATTATGCCGGCTATTCAGCTTCTTCGTGAAAACTATCCCCAGATTGCGATCGCAGTTGATACGTATAAACTCCCGGTAATGGCAGCGGCAATTGAGGCCGGGGTAGATATTATCAATGATGTGCAGGCATTTAATTCAAAACAAAAACTAATTTTGATGGCTAAGGCAAATGTTGGAATGGTAACGATGCATAGTAGCCGAACCCATGACTATGATAACCTCACCGTAGCGATGCAGAAATTCTTTGAACACAATCTTGGGACAATAGCGGCTGCTGGCATTGATCTTGAACGAGTGATTTTAGACCAAGGAATTGGCTATGCAAAGGTTGCTGACGGTTACCAAGATTATGCGATGATGCGCAACATTGACCAGCTTAATTACCTCCATCGCCCAATTATGGTTGCGATCTCCCGAAAAGGTTTTGGTCAAAAATTATTTAATCTAGCAAAAGAAGACCGTCTCGGCGTAACATTGATTGCTGAGACAGCAATGTATTTGCGAGGCGGTCGTGTTTTACGAGTTCATGATGTTGAGGAAACTAGTCAGTTAGTGAAAATGATCGATACCATTGAAACTAGTTACTGGTTTAGATCCACCAACAGCCAATCCCCAAGGCAATAA
- a CDS encoding non-canonical purine NTP pyrophosphatase: MKNNFIIATHNIHKIKEIETILNFYRQHGEGYRKKLPQQAFPPESTVSYEENAKAKALFISQKLLAAKIIADDSGLELPAFPGRYGVETARELAQEVPNGDLNNYLIHLVDGKSRQFIMKTTIAMAVNNQVVKIGHGQLEGTIAHAERGANATGFDRIFIPAGESQTLAEMDQPTRISYLHRARAVKNLLDQLGE; the protein is encoded by the coding sequence ATGAAAAATAATTTTATTATTGCAACCCATAATATTCATAAAATTAAAGAAATTGAAACCATTCTAAATTTTTACCGCCAACATGGTGAGGGGTATCGAAAAAAGTTGCCGCAACAAGCTTTTCCTCCTGAATCAACAGTGAGCTATGAAGAAAATGCAAAGGCAAAGGCTCTCTTTATCAGTCAAAAGCTACTAGCAGCAAAAATAATCGCTGATGATTCTGGCTTAGAACTCCCGGCTTTTCCTGGAAGGTACGGGGTGGAGACAGCGCGAGAATTGGCGCAAGAAGTTCCTAATGGTGATTTGAATAATTACTTGATCCATTTGGTTGATGGTAAATCCCGACAATTTATAATGAAAACAACAATTGCCATGGCGGTAAATAATCAAGTGGTTAAAATTGGTCATGGTCAATTAGAGGGGACGATTGCTCATGCTGAACGGGGAGCCAATGCGACAGGTTTTGATCGGATCTTTATCCCAGCCGGGGAATCGCAAACACTTGCCGAAATGGATCAGCCAACCCGTATTTCTTATTTACATCGTGCACGGGCTGTTAAAAATTTATTAGATCAATTAGGAGAATGA
- a CDS encoding bifunctional folylpolyglutamate synthase/dihydrofolate synthase, translating into MQTYEQINAGFNRQMLGGQQDRVKFLRRILTRLKNPDQRFKIIHIAGTNGKGSTGTMLEQGLQNAGYRVGYFSSPALVDDREQIKVNDHLISKKDFAMTYQKITERLPIDLLPDDITIFEWWTLIMLQYFADQKVDWAVIECGLGGQDDATNIINAPFISVITHVALDHTRILGPTITQIAQAKAGIIKNGTKQVFLAPHQEKDTLTIIKAKAHQQRVGLTQADAQSIVDGKAILKVNHKIYKVPFNLLGTFQSENLGTVVSVFNFLFQRRLVTSWQPLLSTLATVKIAGRMQKIADHPSIILDGAHNPDAAKQLTETISKFPRNKVIMVLGFLADKNISQMVKIYQQMADKIIITTPDHPTRALDVSELKSALPQAIIADNPRKGLVVAKKIAEPNDLIIVTGSFYTIKDIEASLDEK; encoded by the coding sequence GTGCAGACCTATGAACAAATTAACGCGGGCTTTAACCGCCAAATGTTGGGAGGACAACAGGATCGGGTAAAATTTTTACGACGAATTCTTACTCGTTTAAAAAATCCTGACCAGCGATTTAAGATTATCCATATTGCGGGGACAAACGGAAAAGGCTCGACTGGGACAATGTTAGAACAGGGTTTGCAAAATGCTGGATATCGGGTCGGTTATTTTAGCAGTCCTGCTTTGGTAGATGATCGGGAGCAAATTAAGGTTAATGACCATTTGATTAGTAAAAAAGATTTTGCGATGACTTACCAAAAGATCACCGAACGCTTACCAATTGATCTTTTGCCTGATGATATTACCATTTTTGAGTGGTGGACCTTAATAATGCTGCAATATTTTGCGGATCAAAAAGTGGATTGGGCAGTCATTGAATGCGGTTTAGGCGGTCAAGATGATGCAACCAATATTATCAATGCGCCTTTTATTAGTGTGATAACACATGTTGCCCTTGACCATACGCGGATCTTAGGCCCAACGATTACCCAAATTGCCCAAGCTAAAGCAGGGATTATCAAGAATGGGACTAAGCAAGTGTTTTTAGCGCCGCACCAAGAAAAAGACACTCTCACAATTATTAAGGCAAAAGCTCATCAGCAAAGAGTGGGATTAACGCAAGCAGATGCCCAGTCAATTGTTGATGGAAAGGCAATCCTGAAAGTTAATCATAAAATTTATAAAGTTCCTTTTAATTTATTAGGGACATTTCAAAGTGAAAATTTGGGCACCGTTGTCAGTGTATTTAATTTTCTTTTTCAACGAAGACTTGTTACTTCTTGGCAGCCTTTACTATCAACGCTTGCGACAGTGAAGATTGCTGGTCGAATGCAGAAAATCGCTGATCATCCTTCTATTATTTTGGACGGGGCTCATAATCCAGATGCAGCCAAACAACTTACCGAAACTATCTCTAAGTTTCCCCGTAATAAAGTAATTATGGTTCTTGGTTTTCTTGCTGATAAAAATATTAGTCAGATGGTTAAAATTTATCAGCAAATGGCAGATAAGATAATAATTACTACTCCTGACCATCCAACTCGCGCCCTTGATGTAAGTGAGTTGAAATCAGCTCTGCCTCAAGCGATTATTGCCGATAATCCCCGAAAAGGGTTAGTGGTGGCAAAAAAGATTGCGGAGCCGAATGATTTAATTATTGTAACGGGTTCTTTTTATACGATTAAAGATATCGAGGCCAGTTTAGATGAAAAATAA
- the folE gene encoding GTP cyclohydrolase I FolE — MDQQKIAKAVKDLLIAIGEDPEREGLAETPQRVAKMYQEVFSSLNHQPEEVANYKVFHVDDVPEMVLVQHIPFYSMCEHHLLPFFGYANVAYVPKDKKVIGLSKIPRLLDFVTKKPGMQERVTTDLVAELQRILDPAGIAVTIAARHLCMEMRGVNKAGQFTYTDKFTGQFKTDSDLKQEFLNQTRNYRADL; from the coding sequence ATGGACCAACAAAAAATAGCAAAGGCTGTTAAAGATTTATTAATTGCAATCGGTGAAGATCCGGAACGAGAAGGATTGGCAGAGACACCCCAGCGCGTTGCCAAAATGTACCAAGAAGTTTTTTCTTCTCTTAACCATCAACCAGAAGAAGTGGCGAACTATAAGGTCTTTCATGTTGATGATGTGCCAGAAATGGTATTAGTGCAGCACATTCCTTTTTATTCAATGTGTGAACACCATTTGCTGCCATTCTTCGGATACGCGAATGTGGCTTATGTTCCTAAAGATAAGAAAGTTATTGGCCTAAGTAAGATCCCCCGGTTGTTAGATTTTGTAACGAAAAAACCGGGGATGCAAGAACGCGTTACAACAGATTTAGTAGCCGAGTTGCAACGAATCCTTGATCCAGCCGGGATTGCAGTAACCATTGCGGCCCGCCACCTTTGTATGGAAATGCGAGGTGTTAATAAGGCCGGTCAATTCACGTATACTGATAAGTTTACAGGTCAATTTAAGACTGACAGTGATTTGAAACAAGAATTTCTAAATCAAACGAGGAATTATCGTGCAGACCTATGA
- the folK gene encoding 2-amino-4-hydroxy-6-hydroxymethyldihydropteridine diphosphokinase — MTEAYLSIGSNIGDRLANLQKAIQLLNVPPKIDIAAISSVYETEPVGGVKQDSFFNIAVKVATGLTAQQLLDHLHNIEQELHRRRLIHWGPRTIDLDIIDFGHQHIKTPTLTIPHPEMANRQFVLLPMREITNQNDPYYQQLDHLLNKTPDHNWLKKIYGREVFSWTNKK, encoded by the coding sequence ATGACTGAAGCCTACCTAAGTATTGGCAGTAATATCGGTGACCGATTAGCGAACCTTCAAAAAGCGATTCAGCTGTTGAATGTGCCACCTAAGATTGATATTGCAGCAATCTCCTCAGTGTATGAAACAGAACCGGTGGGAGGCGTGAAACAAGATTCTTTTTTCAATATTGCTGTTAAGGTTGCGACTGGGTTAACGGCTCAGCAACTCCTCGACCACCTTCACAATATCGAACAGGAGTTACATCGACGCCGGCTTATTCATTGGGGACCACGGACAATTGACCTTGATATTATTGATTTTGGTCATCAACATATCAAAACACCAACGTTAACGATCCCTCATCCAGAAATGGCTAACCGACAGTTTGTTTTATTACCAATGCGCGAAATTACTAATCAAAATGATCCTTATTATCAACAATTGGATCATTTATTAAATAAGACTCCAGACCATAATTGGCTTAAAAAGATATATGGACGAGAGGTATTTTCATGGACCAACAAAAAATAG
- the folB gene encoding dihydroneopterin aldolase, translated as MGKIRINNMAFNTYNGVFAEEKKLGQKIEIDCEMDYPIETMVKTDELEETVSYADVYETIAEFVAHHNYNLIESLANNLLHELFKTYPMLDGIRLRIRKYSVPIAGIFDNVEIEVAGSK; from the coding sequence ATCGGAAAGATTAGAATTAACAACATGGCATTTAATACTTACAATGGTGTGTTTGCGGAAGAGAAAAAGCTTGGTCAAAAAATTGAAATTGACTGTGAAATGGACTACCCAATTGAAACGATGGTTAAAACCGATGAATTAGAGGAAACTGTCAGTTACGCTGATGTTTATGAAACAATCGCGGAGTTTGTTGCTCATCATAACTACAATTTGATTGAGAGTCTTGCTAATAACTTATTACATGAGCTTTTCAAAACATACCCGATGCTTGATGGAATTCGTCTTCGCATCCGAAAGTATAGTGTGCCGATCGCCGGAATTTTCGATAATGTTGAAATTGAAGTAGCAGGGAGCAAGTAA
- a CDS encoding ASCH domain-containing protein, translated as MKVLSIHPEYGMEILNGTKTEEYRTWTTKYRGDLLICNSAKKTHGAVASHALCVAKITGIEERYDGEQKYYAWVIAPFEEGGSYWIEPLKVKGQLKLFNVDDRLIKPAPFTNPFSKAGEQWYQEKIVPLIY; from the coding sequence ATGAAAGTTTTATCAATTCATCCCGAATATGGAATGGAAATCTTAAATGGCACAAAAACAGAGGAATACCGGACATGGACAACTAAATATCGTGGTGACCTCCTAATTTGCAATAGTGCGAAGAAGACACATGGGGCGGTAGCTAGTCATGCGTTATGTGTTGCTAAGATTACTGGAATTGAGGAACGATATGACGGTGAACAAAAATATTATGCATGGGTGATTGCACCCTTTGAGGAAGGTGGTTCTTATTGGATTGAACCATTAAAAGTTAAGGGACAGTTAAAATTGTTTAACGTCGATGACCGCTTGATTAAACCTGCGCCGTTTACTAATCCTTTCTCAAAAGCTGGGGAACAATGGTACCAGGAAAAGATTGTGCCCTTAATCTATTAA
- a CDS encoding heavy metal-binding domain-containing protein: MFLSTEGFPQAHRILGIVNATSHLAMPTEAIDSFESMDQLFSDVQEKLKRRASEKGADGVVGVHFTTDVANMQVAPKFLVLTAYGTMIQFVK, encoded by the coding sequence ATGTTTTTATCAACTGAGGGGTTTCCTCAAGCCCACCGCATTTTAGGGATTGTTAATGCCACCAGTCATTTGGCGATGCCTACCGAAGCAATTGATTCATTTGAGTCCATGGACCAATTATTTAGTGATGTTCAAGAAAAATTAAAGCGGCGGGCCAGTGAAAAAGGTGCAGATGGTGTTGTTGGGGTTCATTTTACTACGGATGTTGCCAATATGCAGGTTGCACCCAAATTCTTGGTCCTAACCGCATATGGAACAATGATTCAATTTGTTAAATAA
- a CDS encoding IS30 family transposase encodes MTYTHLTTNELTIIAHSFVQKLKAYRVAQMIKRCAETVYRVYRYLETGASIADYQDHYMRNKQRCGRKRTQLSLAELTYINDKIAQGWTPDTIIGRAERPISCNRRTLYRMFERGQFGFDVRSLPMRGKRHPNGYVERRGKAGQLGRSIHERAKDFPHYATEFGPLEADTVQGKKHQGAVMTLTERQSKVEIVLNVHEKTANAINQHLSQWLRKFPRHFFKSITFDNGKEFAGWREIANQFDLHTYFAEVGAPNQRGLNENNNGLLHRDGLTKQLDFRNLPDELVTQLMSKRNNLPRKSLGYRTPYEVFMSYVTDEQLFSF; translated from the coding sequence ATGACTTACACCCATCTTACCACAAACGAGCTGACAATCATCGCCCATTCTTTCGTGCAAAAGCTTAAAGCGTACCGAGTGGCCCAAATGATCAAACGTTGCGCCGAAACCGTTTATCGCGTTTATCGTTACCTGGAAACCGGTGCTTCAATTGCTGATTATCAAGATCACTATATGCGCAATAAGCAACGTTGTGGCCGAAAACGTACTCAGTTGTCACTGGCTGAACTCACTTATATCAACGACAAAATTGCCCAGGGGTGGACGCCTGATACCATTATTGGGCGCGCTGAGCGCCCAATTAGTTGTAACCGGCGAACTCTTTACCGGATGTTTGAACGTGGCCAGTTCGGCTTCGATGTCCGTTCCTTGCCGATGCGAGGTAAGCGGCACCCGAATGGCTATGTCGAGCGCCGCGGGAAGGCTGGCCAATTGGGGCGAAGTATTCACGAGCGTGCCAAGGACTTTCCGCACTATGCCACTGAATTTGGGCCCCTTGAAGCTGATACCGTCCAAGGCAAAAAGCACCAAGGGGCGGTAATGACCCTGACCGAACGCCAATCGAAGGTCGAAATTGTACTCAATGTGCACGAAAAGACGGCTAATGCGATTAACCAACACTTAAGTCAGTGGCTTCGGAAATTCCCGCGGCACTTCTTCAAATCGATTACCTTTGACAACGGAAAAGAATTCGCCGGCTGGCGCGAGATTGCCAATCAATTTGACCTTCACACTTACTTTGCCGAGGTTGGTGCTCCCAATCAACGAGGGCTGAACGAAAACAACAACGGTCTTTTACACCGGGATGGCTTAACGAAACAGCTAGATTTCCGCAATCTTCCTGATGAATTGGTAACCCAACTGATGAGTAAGCGAAATAACCTGCCCCGTAAATCACTAGGCTATCGAACTCCATATGAAGTATTCATGTCTTACGTCACTGATGAGCAACTATTTTCTTTCTAA